One window of Botrimarina mediterranea genomic DNA carries:
- a CDS encoding Fic family protein, with amino-acid sequence MAYIHEQTGWPQLTWDNDELAAPLAAVRCQQGRLLGKMETLGFDLRSEASLVVLTADVVNSSAIEGERLDPHEVRSSIARRLGLDAAGLPLPSRSVDGVVEMMLDATQRFDEPLTAKRLYGWHAALFPTAHSGIHKIEVAQWRTDADGPMRVVSGAIGKEKVHFQAPVADRLPEEMEQFLAWFNGRSATDPVLKAAMAHFWFVTIHPFEDGNGRIARAIADMSLARADGSKDRFYSMSSQIEAERKDYYRQLELAQRGELDVTSWLAWFLGCLGRAIDSSDERLAGVLNKARVWQRLQSRSVNERQRTVINRLLDGFDGYLSTAKYAKLAKCSSDTALRDIRELLERGVLVANPGRGRSTSYRMAPPEAIVE; translated from the coding sequence ATGGCATATATCCATGAACAAACCGGCTGGCCCCAGCTGACCTGGGACAACGACGAGCTAGCGGCCCCGCTGGCGGCGGTCCGCTGCCAACAGGGCCGGCTGCTAGGCAAGATGGAGACGCTCGGCTTCGACCTGCGGAGCGAGGCGAGCCTCGTTGTGCTCACGGCCGATGTCGTGAACTCCTCGGCGATCGAAGGGGAGCGGCTCGACCCGCACGAGGTCCGCTCGTCGATCGCCCGCCGGCTGGGGCTCGACGCCGCCGGCTTGCCGCTGCCCAGCCGTAGCGTGGACGGCGTCGTGGAGATGATGCTCGACGCCACGCAGCGTTTCGATGAGCCGCTCACCGCCAAGCGCCTCTATGGCTGGCACGCCGCTCTCTTCCCGACGGCCCACAGCGGCATCCATAAGATCGAGGTCGCCCAGTGGCGGACCGACGCCGATGGTCCGATGCGGGTCGTTTCGGGGGCGATAGGGAAAGAGAAGGTTCACTTTCAGGCGCCAGTAGCGGACCGCCTACCAGAGGAGATGGAACAGTTCCTCGCGTGGTTCAACGGGAGGTCAGCGACCGACCCGGTTCTGAAGGCCGCGATGGCTCACTTCTGGTTCGTCACCATCCACCCCTTCGAGGACGGCAACGGGCGCATCGCACGCGCGATTGCCGACATGTCGCTCGCCCGCGCCGATGGTTCAAAGGACCGCTTCTACAGCATGTCGTCTCAGATCGAGGCCGAGCGCAAGGACTACTACCGACAGCTCGAACTGGCGCAGCGCGGCGAGCTCGATGTCACGTCCTGGCTGGCTTGGTTCCTGGGCTGCCTCGGCCGCGCGATCGATAGCAGCGACGAACGATTGGCAGGAGTCCTCAACAAGGCCCGTGTCTGGCAGCGGCTACAATCCCGCTCGGTCAACGAGCGCCAACGCACCGTTATCAACCGGCTGCTCGATGGCTTTGACGGCTACTTGAGCACGGCGAAGTACGCGAAGCTGGCGAAATGCTCCAGCGACACGGCTTTGCGTGACATCCGCGAGCTGCTGGAGCGGGGCGTCCTCGTGGCGAACCCCGGCCGCGGCCGCAGCACCAGCTACCGGATGGCGCCGCCGGAGGCGATTGTCGAGTGA
- a CDS encoding DUF1580 domain-containing protein — protein sequence MNKPTLDGEQLVAISEVPTLLPARHGKRLHMSTVYRWVLKGARVKVLDSAMLGGVRYTSLEALQRFMGTSPAELIEARRLARIRATLSERGLTNPRKPADTRRSPLDRRQR from the coding sequence ATGAACAAGCCCACCCTCGACGGCGAGCAACTGGTCGCCATCAGCGAAGTCCCAACGCTCTTGCCCGCCCGCCACGGCAAGCGGCTGCACATGTCGACCGTCTACCGCTGGGTGCTCAAGGGCGCCCGCGTCAAGGTGCTCGACTCCGCCATGCTCGGGGGCGTGCGTTACACCAGCCTAGAGGCGCTACAGCGGTTCATGGGCACCAGCCCGGCGGAGCTGATCGAGGCCCGCCGGCTGGCCCGCATCCGCGCCACGCTCTCCGAGCGCGGCCTCACCAACCCGCGGAAGCCGGCCGACACGCGGCGCTCACCGCTCGACCGCCGGCAACGCTGA